One Pseudomonas rhizophila DNA window includes the following coding sequences:
- a CDS encoding MFS transporter, whose translation MIPSRAIDVAALIEGRRLSSFNYLIICVSVLITFLDGFDLLMLSHTAAYMAEDIGLDKLQLGNIFSIGLFGMMLGGFFFGYLGDRIGRRPTIILSTSAFGLMTLLFTLADSYASLLILRFLNGFALGAMLPLCWALNIEFVPKRYRATVITIIMVGFSLGGAVAGPLTVWMAPHYGWASVFALGGIATLLSSVLLFFTLPESVRFLVSKQRRPETVARILRRLDPDIDLRAGDRYFLADEIDIGHRPFLVGQLFIGKLKWITPMIWIGFGASSMAMYFLASWSPLVYQYAGFDRATASWVSSFASFSGAMAGLVLMRVVDTRGPYAVMIYPLLSLPFLLVLGIGELQGDAFIALSLMGAIFVKGSHYGITSIAGVFYPSAIRGNGAGWAASMGKIGSVCGPLLGAYVLNSGMPVVKSFAVLALCPAVLGVCAYVVARIDRRSTVSAELLTTSQP comes from the coding sequence ATGATCCCGTCACGCGCAATTGACGTCGCCGCCTTGATTGAGGGGCGCAGACTGTCGAGTTTCAACTATCTGATCATCTGTGTGTCGGTGCTGATCACCTTCCTCGATGGCTTCGACTTGCTGATGCTCTCCCACACCGCCGCCTACATGGCCGAGGACATTGGCCTGGATAAGTTGCAACTGGGCAACATCTTTTCCATAGGTTTGTTCGGCATGATGTTGGGTGGATTCTTTTTCGGTTATCTGGGTGACCGGATCGGCCGTCGCCCGACCATCATCCTGTCCACCAGCGCCTTTGGCCTGATGACGTTGCTGTTCACCTTGGCCGATAGCTACGCCTCGCTGCTGATCTTGCGCTTTCTCAATGGCTTTGCCTTGGGCGCCATGTTGCCACTCTGTTGGGCGCTGAATATCGAGTTTGTGCCCAAGCGCTACCGTGCAACCGTGATCACAATCATCATGGTTGGCTTCAGCCTGGGTGGCGCGGTTGCCGGCCCTCTAACCGTGTGGATGGCTCCCCACTATGGCTGGGCCAGTGTGTTCGCGCTGGGCGGCATCGCAACGTTGCTTTCCAGTGTGCTGTTGTTTTTCACCCTGCCAGAATCGGTGCGATTTCTGGTGAGCAAGCAAAGACGCCCCGAAACCGTGGCGCGGATCCTCAGGCGCCTGGATCCGGACATCGATCTTCGCGCCGGGGACCGCTATTTTCTTGCCGATGAAATCGACATCGGTCACCGACCTTTCCTTGTCGGACAGTTGTTCATCGGCAAACTGAAATGGATCACTCCCATGATCTGGATTGGCTTTGGAGCAAGCTCCATGGCCATGTATTTTCTCGCGTCATGGAGCCCGCTGGTGTACCAGTACGCCGGTTTCGACCGGGCGACTGCATCATGGGTGAGCTCCTTTGCCTCGTTCAGCGGCGCCATGGCCGGGCTCGTATTGATGCGAGTGGTCGACACCCGGGGGCCCTACGCCGTGATGATCTATCCCCTGCTGTCATTACCTTTTCTGCTGGTCCTGGGCATTGGCGAACTGCAAGGAGACGCCTTTATTGCACTGAGCCTGATGGGCGCTATTTTCGTCAAAGGCAGCCACTACGGCATCACCAGCATCGCCGGGGTTTTCTACCCAAGTGCCATTCGCGGCAACGGCGCCGGATGGGCAGCGTCAATGGGTAAGATCGGCTCTGTATGCGGGCCGTTACTCGGGGCCTACGTGCTCAACAGCGGCATGCCCGTGGTGAAAAGCTTCGCAGTACTGGCTCTATGCCCTGCGGTACTTGGAGTGTGTGCCTATGTCGTGGCACGCATTGATCGGCGCTCAACCGTGAGCGCCGAGCTTCTGACCACATCGCAGCCCTAG
- a CDS encoding MFS transporter, whose translation MSQSRTLDVAALIEGRKLSRFNYVVILVSVLITFLDGFDLLVLSHTASYIADEVGLDKIQLGEIFSIGLLGMMLGGFFFGYLGDRIGRRPTILLSTCSFGVLTLLFALANSYESLMVLRFLNGFALGAMLPLCWALNIEFVPKRYRSTVVTIIMVGFSLGSAMAGPITVWLAPHIGWQGVFVFGGVLTLAASVLLFFTLPESVRFLASKRKGPEKITATLKRMDSSLDVRPGDRFVLLDEPDLGRKEFRVSQLFIGRLKWVTPMIWLGYSASSMAMYFLASWSPLVYQYAGFDRATASWVSSIASFSGAMAGLAMMRFVDTRGPYMVMIYPLLALPFLLVLGITGMQGTAFLMLSLVGAVFVKGSHYGILSIAGVFYPSAIRANGAGWATSIAKIGSILGPLLGAYVLNSGMPVVKSFLVLAICPAMLAACAFAIGHLTRHDLAVDPLPAPSQT comes from the coding sequence ATGTCACAGTCCCGCACCCTGGACGTAGCGGCGCTTATAGAAGGTCGCAAACTTTCACGCTTCAACTACGTGGTGATTCTGGTCTCGGTTCTGATCACCTTCCTCGATGGTTTCGATTTGCTGGTGCTGTCGCACACGGCCTCCTACATTGCCGATGAGGTCGGTCTGGACAAGATCCAGCTGGGTGAGATTTTCTCCATCGGCCTGCTGGGAATGATGCTCGGTGGATTCTTCTTCGGCTACCTGGGTGACCGAATCGGGCGGCGTCCCACCATTCTTCTTTCCACCTGCTCATTTGGCGTGTTGACCTTGCTGTTTGCCTTGGCCAACAGCTATGAATCGCTGATGGTCCTGCGCTTTCTCAACGGCTTCGCCCTAGGTGCCATGCTGCCGTTGTGCTGGGCCTTGAACATTGAGTTCGTACCCAAGCGTTATCGCTCGACGGTGGTGACCATCATCATGGTCGGATTCAGCCTGGGCAGCGCGATGGCCGGCCCGATCACCGTCTGGCTGGCGCCGCATATCGGTTGGCAGGGCGTGTTCGTGTTCGGCGGTGTACTGACCCTGGCCGCCAGCGTGCTCCTGTTTTTCACCCTGCCCGAATCGGTGCGGTTTCTGGCCAGCAAACGCAAAGGCCCGGAAAAAATCACGGCAACGCTCAAGCGTATGGATTCAAGCCTGGATGTGCGACCTGGCGACCGCTTCGTCCTACTGGACGAACCAGATCTGGGCCGCAAGGAATTTCGGGTCAGCCAGCTGTTTATCGGCCGCCTGAAATGGGTTACCCCGATGATCTGGCTGGGCTACTCCGCCAGTTCCATGGCCATGTACTTTCTCGCCTCGTGGAGTCCACTGGTCTATCAGTACGCAGGCTTTGACCGCGCGACAGCTTCGTGGGTCAGTTCGATCGCCTCGTTCAGCGGCGCAATGGCGGGCTTGGCGATGATGCGTTTCGTCGATACCCGAGGCCCTTACATGGTGATGATCTATCCGCTGCTGGCATTGCCTTTCCTGCTGGTATTGGGCATCACCGGCATGCAGGGCACCGCGTTCCTGATGCTGAGCCTGGTCGGGGCCGTGTTCGTCAAAGGCTCCCACTATGGAATCCTCAGTATCGCCGGGGTCTTCTACCCCAGCGCTATCCGCGCCAATGGCGCGGGCTGGGCCACCTCGATCGCCAAGATCGGCTCGATCCTCGGCCCATTGCTGGGCGCTTATGTACTGAACAGCGGAATGCCAGTGGTCAAGAGCTTCCTGGTCCTGGCCATATGTCCGGCAATGCTGGCCGCCTGTGCATTCGCAATCGGTCACCTGACCCGCCACGACCTTGCGGTGGATCCATTGCCCGCCCCGTCACAGACGTGA
- a CDS encoding OPT family oligopeptide transporter codes for MHPTSPTIALDYPVERELSLRAVSTGIVIGVLLTPSNVYAGLKIGWSFNMSIIALLIGYGIWQGLAKRSAAQLPWTLHESNINQTVASAAASIISGGLVAPIPAYTLLTGQQLDVIPMIAWVFSVSFLGIWIAWYLRPSLLNDKALKFPEGMATLETLLHIYNQGHEAAKRLKVLLSAALLSGLVKWVDTFIWAFPRWSPTPQLERLTFTADPSLLLVGFGGIIGIRVGLTLLLGALLAWGGLAPWLLEQGLVQLPPDSSGPQFAALVEWLLWPGVSLMVCSTLTSLAIRLWALHKSTKAGGGTTWVVPKTGPASGFLVAIVLVVSLQALLFGINPWMALLTIPLAICLAAVAARVVGATGIAPIGAIGQLSQLSFGIVAPGQVPINLMSANTAGGSAGQCTDLMNDFKVGRAIGATPHKQLIAQTLGIFVGSIVGVLAYLALIPDPQSMLLTQEWPAPAVATWKAVAQTLTLGLDSLSASIRWAVIIGAVAGLLLGILDSVLPTHRARYLPSTAALGLAFVLPASVSLMMAFGAVLTWLVSCRWASLTERFAITAAAGLIAGESITGVGASLWQMVGNGG; via the coding sequence ATGCACCCAACTTCGCCAACCATCGCCCTGGATTACCCTGTCGAACGTGAGCTGAGCCTGCGAGCGGTCAGTACGGGAATCGTGATTGGTGTCTTGTTGACGCCTTCCAATGTGTACGCCGGCCTCAAGATTGGCTGGTCGTTCAACATGTCGATCATTGCCTTGCTGATAGGCTATGGCATTTGGCAAGGCCTGGCCAAGCGTTCGGCCGCTCAACTGCCCTGGACGCTGCACGAAAGCAACATCAACCAGACCGTGGCCTCGGCCGCAGCGTCAATCATTTCCGGTGGGCTGGTTGCGCCCATCCCGGCCTACACCTTATTGACCGGTCAACAGTTGGACGTCATCCCGATGATCGCTTGGGTGTTCTCGGTGAGCTTCCTGGGGATCTGGATCGCCTGGTACCTGCGACCCTCGCTGCTCAATGACAAAGCGCTGAAGTTCCCCGAAGGCATGGCGACCCTGGAGACCCTTCTGCACATCTACAACCAAGGCCACGAAGCGGCGAAGCGCTTGAAGGTGCTGCTCAGCGCTGCGCTGCTGTCCGGGCTGGTCAAGTGGGTCGATACCTTCATCTGGGCTTTCCCGCGCTGGTCGCCGACCCCGCAGTTGGAACGCCTGACGTTTACCGCGGACCCTTCGCTGTTGTTGGTGGGTTTCGGCGGGATCATCGGGATTCGCGTTGGCCTGACCCTGCTGCTTGGCGCCTTGTTGGCGTGGGGTGGATTGGCGCCGTGGCTGCTGGAGCAAGGCTTGGTGCAACTGCCGCCGGACAGCAGTGGCCCACAGTTCGCGGCGCTGGTGGAGTGGTTGCTGTGGCCGGGCGTGAGTCTGATGGTCTGCTCGACCCTGACCTCTTTGGCGATTCGCTTGTGGGCTCTGCACAAGTCCACCAAGGCGGGCGGCGGGACGACTTGGGTGGTGCCCAAGACCGGACCTGCCAGCGGTTTCCTGGTGGCTATCGTGTTGGTGGTGAGCCTGCAAGCGCTGTTGTTTGGTATCAACCCCTGGATGGCGTTGTTGACCATTCCCTTGGCCATCTGCCTGGCCGCCGTGGCCGCCCGGGTGGTGGGGGCCACGGGCATTGCGCCCATCGGCGCCATCGGACAATTGTCCCAACTGAGTTTTGGCATCGTCGCCCCGGGGCAGGTGCCGATCAATTTGATGAGCGCCAACACCGCGGGCGGTTCGGCTGGGCAATGCACGGACTTGATGAACGACTTCAAGGTGGGCCGTGCGATTGGCGCCACGCCGCACAAGCAGTTGATCGCCCAGACCCTGGGGATCTTCGTCGGAAGCATCGTTGGGGTGTTGGCCTACCTGGCCCTGATCCCGGACCCACAATCGATGCTGCTCACCCAAGAGTGGCCGGCCCCGGCGGTCGCTACCTGGAAAGCCGTGGCGCAAACCCTGACCCTGGGGCTGGACTCGCTGTCAGCAAGCATTCGCTGGGCGGTCATCATCGGCGCCGTGGCCGGCTTGTTGCTGGGGATTCTCGACAGCGTACTGCCCACCCACCGGGCCCGTTATTTGCCAAGCACGGCGGCTTTGGGCCTGGCGTTCGTCTTGCCGGCCTCGGTGTCGCTGATGATGGCCTTCGGCGCGGTACTCACCTGGCTGGTGAGCTGCCGCTGGGCGAGCCTTACAGAACGCTTTGCCATCACCGCGGCGGCGGGGTTGATTGCCGGGGAGAGCATTACCGGGGTGGGGGCGTCGTTGTGGCAGATGGTTGGGAATGGCGGATGA
- a CDS encoding OprD family porin, whose product MNRNLAIFTAFALFCHGSYAQADFLKDSSATLTTRNFYLNRDFRQSGAPQAKAEEWTQGFFAELQSGYTEGTVGFGLDALGELGIKLDSGRGRRGTALLPYGPDSNQPVDEYSELGLTAKMRLSQTRLKVGTLMPIHPLAYYSDTRLLPSTFTGAYLTSSEVENLTVTAARLTEANGRDSSSNDDISYAGQSSDHLDLLGGDYTLGKNLTLRYHQGELQDIYRQHFSGVIHVLPLGEGMSLRSDLRYVDSSDTGAAKAGKIDNRNFNGMFTLTVGAQRFAAAFQHLSGDSVFPVIDTGTPYVANLVTYNSFTKANEKSWQLRYEYDFAALGIPGLTFMTRYVKGSDIRTRTVNDGSEWERDTDLTYVFQSGALEGLNLRWRNVTYRSGDGLTQQLDENRLIVGYTWKLW is encoded by the coding sequence ATGAACAGGAATCTAGCCATCTTCACCGCATTTGCCCTCTTCTGCCACGGCAGCTACGCCCAGGCAGACTTTCTCAAGGACAGCAGCGCGACGTTGACCACGCGCAATTTTTACCTCAATCGCGACTTTCGCCAGAGTGGCGCCCCCCAGGCCAAGGCCGAAGAATGGACCCAAGGTTTCTTCGCCGAACTTCAGTCTGGCTACACCGAAGGTACCGTTGGATTTGGTCTCGACGCCTTGGGTGAACTGGGGATCAAGCTCGACTCGGGCCGAGGTCGACGGGGCACCGCACTGTTGCCCTACGGGCCCGACAGCAACCAGCCTGTCGACGAGTACAGCGAACTGGGGCTGACCGCCAAAATGCGTCTGTCCCAGACCCGGCTCAAGGTAGGAACCCTGATGCCGATTCACCCGCTGGCGTATTACAGCGACACCCGACTATTGCCCTCGACCTTCACCGGTGCCTACCTGACGTCGAGCGAAGTCGAGAACCTGACCGTCACCGCAGCGAGATTGACAGAGGCTAACGGTCGCGACTCCTCCAGTAATGACGACATCAGCTATGCCGGCCAGAGCAGCGATCATCTGGACCTGCTCGGCGGCGACTATACGCTGGGCAAGAACCTGACCCTGCGCTACCACCAGGGTGAGCTGCAGGACATCTACCGCCAGCACTTTTCCGGAGTGATTCACGTCCTGCCACTGGGGGAAGGCATGAGCCTGCGCTCCGATTTGCGCTACGTCGACAGTAGCGACACAGGCGCGGCAAAAGCCGGGAAGATCGATAACCGCAACTTCAATGGCATGTTCACTTTGACCGTCGGGGCCCAGCGATTCGCCGCCGCGTTCCAGCACCTATCCGGAGACAGTGTGTTCCCCGTGATCGACACCGGTACGCCGTATGTGGCGAACCTCGTCACCTACAACTCCTTCACCAAAGCCAACGAAAAATCCTGGCAACTGCGTTACGAATATGACTTCGCCGCGCTTGGGATACCGGGCCTGACGTTCATGACCCGTTATGTGAAAGGCAGCGATATCCGCACCCGTACGGTCAACGACGGCAGTGAGTGGGAACGTGACACCGACCTGACCTACGTCTTCCAGAGCGGTGCCCTGGAGGGCCTGAACCTGCGCTGGCGCAACGTCACGTACCGGTCGGGGGATGGTCTGACCCAGCAGCTCGATGAAAATCGCTTGATCGTCGGTTACACCTGGAAACTGTGGTGA
- a CDS encoding DUF2254 domain-containing protein, producing MIARWRWLLTQLTKQLWFKATLFSLLGVVTALLAIALKEWIPFSLSARIGADAVDNILGIIASSMLAVTTFSLSIMVGAYGAASTGATPRATTLVIEDTTTQNALATFIGSFLFSLVGIIALSTGAYGGQGRVLLFAVTIGVVILIVYMLLRWINHLSKLGRVGETIDRVEKATIAAINHRVRWPFLGGCAYPDGWVMPSSARPVVSGTTGYVQHIDVQALNEVARGCEAQLFLEILPGSFVHPGMPLVHIARASEEGLDGDDPLASKVLACLSIGVRRTFEHDPRFGLSVLSEIASRALSSAVNDSGTAIDVLGRGVRSLACWGTFELHEAVTQPECDRVFLHGLNVDDLFDDFFGPIARDGAGIVEVDIRMMKALIALSQINPGLFSAAATRQADRLLARADAALVLDEEKQRLRALAARLVCATA from the coding sequence ATGATTGCTCGCTGGCGCTGGCTGTTGACGCAGCTGACTAAACAGCTGTGGTTCAAGGCTACGTTGTTTTCGCTGCTGGGCGTAGTCACGGCGTTGCTGGCCATCGCGCTCAAGGAATGGATTCCGTTCTCCTTGTCTGCCCGGATAGGCGCCGATGCCGTCGACAACATCCTTGGCATCATCGCTTCCAGCATGCTCGCGGTGACCACCTTCTCTTTGAGCATCATGGTTGGAGCGTATGGCGCAGCAAGTACGGGCGCCACGCCCCGTGCCACAACGCTGGTGATTGAAGACACCACGACGCAGAACGCACTTGCCACTTTTATCGGCTCTTTCTTGTTCAGTCTGGTCGGCATTATCGCGCTGAGTACCGGCGCTTACGGCGGGCAAGGGCGCGTCTTGCTGTTCGCAGTGACGATCGGCGTGGTGATTCTGATCGTGTACATGCTTTTGCGCTGGATCAATCATCTGTCCAAACTGGGGCGGGTCGGCGAGACGATTGATCGCGTAGAGAAGGCGACCATCGCCGCGATCAACCATCGAGTTCGATGGCCGTTTCTTGGCGGTTGTGCATACCCCGACGGTTGGGTCATGCCGTCGTCTGCGCGGCCGGTCGTCAGTGGCACCACCGGTTATGTCCAGCATATCGATGTACAGGCACTCAATGAGGTTGCCAGGGGTTGCGAGGCGCAGTTATTTCTGGAGATCTTGCCCGGAAGTTTTGTCCACCCAGGTATGCCGCTTGTCCATATCGCGCGAGCCAGCGAGGAAGGGCTCGACGGGGACGACCCGCTCGCCAGTAAAGTTCTCGCCTGCCTGAGCATCGGCGTTCGACGAACCTTTGAACATGATCCGCGTTTCGGGCTGTCAGTGCTTTCGGAAATCGCCTCACGGGCTTTATCAAGTGCGGTCAACGACTCCGGAACGGCCATTGACGTGCTGGGCCGTGGTGTTCGCAGCCTGGCCTGCTGGGGCACGTTTGAGCTTCATGAAGCGGTAACGCAACCGGAATGTGATCGTGTGTTCCTGCATGGCCTGAACGTTGACGACCTGTTTGATGATTTTTTTGGTCCCATTGCCAGAGATGGCGCCGGCATTGTCGAAGTGGATATTCGGATGATGAAGGCGCTGATTGCTCTCAGCCAGATCAATCCTGGATTGTTCAGCGCAGCCGCGACCAGGCAGGCTGATCGCTTGCTCGCGCGAGCCGATGCCGCGTTGGTGCTCGATGAAGAGAAGCAGCGGCTCAGAGCGCTTGCCGCAAGGCTTGTTTGCGCAACGGCTTAG
- a CDS encoding tRNA (adenine(22)-N(1))-methyltransferase, with product MNEQTLSQRLERVAAHIPAGARLADIGSDHGYLPVALMRRGVIAAAVAGEVALTPFRSAERTVRENGFTQQVIVRLADGLAVIEPGDGITAVSLCGMGGETIRDILAGGQAHLSGEERLILQPNGGEQPLRQWLMENGYRICFEEVLRENRFYYEIIVAERAGPVTYTAQELYFGPLQMRARSPAFLAKWQRMLRLKQRTLTHFARARQVVPEQKVLDIALQTRWITELLG from the coding sequence TTGAACGAACAGACATTGTCCCAGCGCCTGGAGCGTGTGGCCGCGCATATACCCGCAGGTGCGCGCCTGGCCGATATCGGCTCGGATCACGGCTACCTGCCGGTGGCATTGATGCGCCGCGGTGTGATTGCGGCAGCGGTGGCTGGCGAGGTGGCGTTGACGCCGTTTCGTTCGGCTGAACGCACCGTGCGCGAGAACGGTTTTACCCAGCAGGTCATTGTCCGCCTGGCCGACGGCCTGGCGGTGATCGAGCCAGGAGACGGGATCACGGCAGTCAGCCTGTGCGGCATGGGCGGCGAGACGATCCGCGACATTCTCGCTGGCGGCCAGGCGCACCTGAGCGGTGAGGAACGGCTGATCCTGCAGCCCAACGGCGGCGAGCAGCCACTGCGTCAATGGCTGATGGAAAATGGTTATCGCATCTGCTTCGAAGAAGTGCTGCGGGAAAATCGCTTCTACTACGAAATCATCGTCGCCGAGCGCGCCGGGCCGGTGACGTACACCGCGCAGGAGCTGTACTTCGGGCCATTGCAGATGCGCGCCCGCAGCCCGGCGTTCCTGGCCAAGTGGCAGCGCATGCTGCGCCTCAAACAGCGGACCCTGACTCACTTCGCCCGGGCGCGACAAGTCGTGCCCGAGCAGAAGGTGCTGGACATCGCTTTGCAAACCCGCTGGATCACCGAGCTGCTGGGCTGA
- a CDS encoding FAD-dependent oxidoreductase — translation MAHVIRTVRRTSAPTAQRLQADVCIAGAGISGISAALEAAALGKRVVLFDALPMLGGQAVGSIIGTFCGLFSNGPNRRLLTHGIADDILRDLGASGDLHQAIGPLTTVVYYDEVALGRWIGQKVLDAGITVVLGAVLRDVVREGPRIREVELATRYGDVRVAANGFIDASGDAALAWNAGLACREPDTPIYGTQMFVLEHINEAYLPTRAQFTERVKQKAKSYGIERDDGLFFQFPGRGTAAFNMTHIETPLDPVAASHVAIAGRQQVDQVINFLKSEYPEAYSKAKVRAYALPGIRQTRWIVGHHHLTTDEVRAATIFPDAVARTSWPVELHGNTSGYQWEPFGDDHVHSVPLRSMLAQGSDNLVVAGRCIDADAAALSSVRVMGPCIAMGAAAAHALDLAGPDGRLSDIPAPALRERLAFNLE, via the coding sequence ATGGCTCATGTCATTCGCACGGTACGCCGTACCAGCGCCCCCACCGCTCAACGCTTGCAGGCCGACGTATGCATTGCCGGCGCGGGTATCTCCGGTATTTCCGCCGCTCTGGAGGCCGCTGCGCTCGGCAAACGCGTAGTGCTGTTCGATGCCTTGCCGATGCTCGGCGGCCAGGCGGTCGGCTCAATTATCGGGACCTTCTGCGGGCTGTTCTCCAATGGTCCGAACCGCCGGTTGCTGACCCACGGAATCGCCGACGATATCCTGCGTGACCTGGGCGCCTCGGGGGACCTTCACCAGGCCATTGGCCCCCTGACGACTGTTGTTTACTACGACGAAGTTGCCTTGGGTCGATGGATTGGCCAGAAAGTGCTCGACGCCGGGATCACCGTGGTGCTCGGTGCGGTGTTACGCGATGTCGTGCGCGAAGGTCCGCGAATCCGCGAAGTGGAACTGGCCACCCGCTACGGCGATGTGCGTGTCGCGGCCAACGGCTTTATCGACGCCAGCGGAGACGCGGCGTTAGCCTGGAATGCCGGACTTGCCTGTCGCGAGCCGGACACCCCCATCTATGGCACCCAGATGTTCGTCCTTGAGCATATCAATGAAGCGTACTTGCCCACCCGCGCGCAGTTCACCGAACGGGTCAAACAAAAAGCCAAAAGCTACGGTATCGAACGCGACGACGGACTGTTCTTTCAGTTCCCCGGCCGTGGCACCGCAGCCTTCAACATGACTCACATCGAAACGCCTCTGGATCCGGTGGCCGCTTCCCATGTCGCGATCGCCGGACGCCAGCAGGTGGACCAGGTCATCAACTTCCTCAAGTCGGAATACCCCGAGGCCTACAGCAAGGCCAAGGTACGGGCGTACGCGCTGCCAGGTATTCGCCAGACCCGCTGGATCGTCGGACATCACCATCTGACGACTGACGAAGTGCGGGCGGCAACGATATTCCCGGATGCGGTAGCTCGCACCTCCTGGCCGGTGGAATTGCACGGCAATACCAGCGGTTACCAGTGGGAGCCCTTTGGTGACGATCACGTTCACAGTGTGCCGTTGCGCAGCATGCTTGCCCAAGGCAGCGATAACCTGGTCGTGGCCGGTCGCTGCATCGACGCCGATGCGGCCGCGCTGTCGAGTGTCCGTGTAATGGGCCCCTGTATCGCAATGGGGGCCGCTGCGGCCCACGCGCTGGACCTCGCGGGCCCCGATGGCAGGTTGAGTGATATACCTGCCCCGGCATTGCGCGAGCGGCTGGCGTTCAATCTGGAATAG
- a CDS encoding cation:proton antiporter, translating to MLDIIAIFLCITAVLAYLNRRYVGLPPAIGVMGIALGLSLLNMASDALGFHSLHTLEQSLVESIDFSELLMEGMLSLLLFAGALHVDLSQLRAYRWQVASLAVVGTTVSTLFIGFGLWWLLSFTDLELPLAYCLVFGALISPTDPIAVMGILKSAGAPSSVELVISGESLFNDGVSVVLFSLILAMIASGDAPSVTGVSRLLLEEAGGGALLGAVVGYVTFRMLKSIDSYQEEVLITLAAVLGGYALATHLHVSGPLAMVVMGLIVGNHGRSYAMSEQTEKNLDMFWELIDEILNAVLFVLIGLEVILIHFTSPLIVTGLMVIVLTLFSRLLTVGVPIAILGQRFRLPEGSWSVLTWGGLRGGISVALALSLPPGDARDVVVGMTYLVVVFSILIQGMTIGKLVKRVIPCSGE from the coding sequence ATGCTAGACATTATTGCAATATTCCTCTGCATTACAGCAGTACTCGCTTACCTCAATCGGCGCTACGTAGGGCTACCCCCGGCCATTGGCGTGATGGGTATTGCCTTGGGCTTATCGTTATTGAACATGGCCTCCGATGCGCTGGGCTTTCACTCCCTGCACACGCTTGAGCAATCACTGGTGGAGTCCATCGACTTCTCCGAGTTGCTGATGGAGGGCATGCTGTCATTGCTGCTGTTCGCGGGGGCCCTGCATGTCGACTTGTCGCAACTGCGCGCCTATCGATGGCAGGTGGCGTCCCTGGCTGTGGTTGGCACGACTGTGTCGACGCTGTTCATCGGCTTCGGGCTATGGTGGCTGCTGTCTTTTACCGACCTGGAGTTGCCGCTTGCCTACTGCCTGGTGTTCGGTGCGCTGATTTCACCCACCGATCCGATTGCGGTCATGGGCATTCTGAAATCCGCCGGTGCTCCAAGTAGCGTGGAACTGGTGATTTCCGGAGAGTCGCTGTTCAACGACGGGGTCAGCGTTGTGCTGTTTTCACTGATTCTGGCGATGATCGCCAGTGGCGACGCGCCCTCCGTTACTGGCGTTTCGCGGCTCTTGCTGGAGGAGGCGGGCGGCGGTGCGCTTTTAGGCGCGGTTGTTGGGTACGTCACGTTCCGCATGCTCAAGAGTATCGACAGCTATCAGGAGGAGGTGCTCATCACCCTGGCCGCTGTGCTCGGCGGATATGCCCTGGCCACTCATTTGCACGTGTCCGGCCCGTTGGCGATGGTGGTGATGGGGTTGATCGTCGGTAACCATGGACGCTCTTATGCCATGTCTGAGCAGACCGAGAAAAACCTGGACATGTTCTGGGAGTTGATTGACGAAATACTCAACGCGGTCCTGTTTGTACTGATCGGTCTGGAAGTGATTCTGATCCACTTCACCAGCCCGCTCATTGTCACGGGCTTGATGGTGATCGTGCTGACCTTGTTCTCGCGTCTGTTGACGGTAGGCGTCCCGATAGCGATCTTGGGGCAGCGTTTCCGGTTACCTGAAGGCTCCTGGAGCGTGCTGACGTGGGGTGGGTTGCGCGGCGGGATATCGGTGGCCCTGGCGTTGTCGTTGCCACCGGGGGATGCTCGCGATGTCGTGGTTGGCATGACCTACCTGGTCGTGGTGTTTTCGATTCTGATCCAGGGTATGACCATCGGTAAGCTGGTCAAGCGCGTGATCCCTTGCTCGGGCGAATAG